The DNA window AGCCACGGGCCTTACTCTGACAAATGAGGATACAGGAATAGGAATACATCCCACTGGTCGGCGACGATAGGCTATTCTGAAGAGAAAAACTTAAGGACTCCATGAAACGCCAAAACACTTGTGTATAGCGAATACGCTCTGTTGAAACCCCCAGTAGATAACAAGAGTTGACTGCTGAATACAGAGATATACTGCCCGCTGAATGCAGAACTTTTGGCGCAAGTGTGGTAATATTTGACATAGCATGTAGGTTTATACGGATTTGGGCTGGTATCAATACCTGTCCTGGAGACTCGCCGTGGCATCCTGCATACGATCCAACGGCTCTCCAGTGACGTACTGAGGCATCGCCTGCAAAACCCTGTCCGACGCCAGGGTTTTTCGATCGGCTGGAAACTTGCAGAGTGATCAATAGCAACTCTGTACTGACCGACCAACACCCTACGCAAACTGAATCGGATCAAGTGCGACATTCGCGCCTCCAGACCTTGTTTCATGAGGCCAATCGTGGCCGACGATCGGCATTCGAGCCGACGCGCCGAGGCCGCCATCGAGAACTTGCACTCGAGTGCCAGCGTGGATACTGGGGCGGTTCACGATTCGAGATCGTCCGCACTCCACGGGATCAGATCAGCATCGGCCGGCTGGTACAACGGATGTACTGGATGGCCAGCTTTCGTCGTATCGAGCGCGTGGAAATCGCCCTCGAGGAGTCCAGCGACCTCGCTGGCCCGCCCCTGGTGCGAGCCATTTGCACCCCAGGCGGCGACGACCATCTCGGCTTCCTCCAGACGATCTGAAGGTGTTCGCCGTTCTCCGGGCCCACGGGATCGTCGTTCTCGCGAAGAGCGTCGGGGTTGGGGCTTCGAAGTGCGAACAGATTCACCACGACGAGCGAGCCGTATCCCCACTCTTTCGCGAAACCGAGACAGCGGCGAATCGTCGGATCGTCCTCAGTCGCGTCGGCCGTACTCGGGTTGAGCATGAGAAACGCCAGTGTCGGCTTCGAGGCGTCCCACGTTCGCCACAGGCGATAGCGGTAGACGCCGTCGGCGCTGAGAACTGCACCGTTTCGATCGCCTTCAATGAGTGATGAGTCGATCATCGTTTTCCCTTCAGATTGTGTCCTCGTACTTCTAACAACGCCCTCGCAAATAGCGACGTTGATCTCGACGTAAATCAGCTCAAGTCCGAGAAGACTGACCGAACGCATATCAGCGTCTTCCTCCTATTTTGGACCAGATGGCCACCGCGACACACGACAATGGATCAGAGGGGGTGAAGTTCATTCACGAGGATGACGGCAGCATCACCGCTGTCGACCTCGAGACGGGTATCGCTTCCTTCGGCGATTCGAAGCCCGAAGCACTAACCATGCTCGCGGACGCGCTTGAGTTGTATGAGGGCGGTGGCGATCCGGTTACCGACGAAGATCTCGAAGAGTGGGGACTCGACCTCGACACGGCTGGCGACCAAGAACTCCCTGGTTTTATGCACTGAAACTGAAATTCGAAAATAATGGCCTGACTATCGCGTCTCCAAACAAATTGGATTCACAGGTTGTTCATTCAGCAGGAGGAGTAATCATCTCCCGTACGAACTGGTGATACTCCTCTGCAACCCACTCGCCTCGACCAGTGAGGGTGTACTCCTTCCGGCGCTTGTCTTTTTCCTTCGTTTGCTTGGTGATCAGTCCAGACTCGACCATCCGGTCGAGGCTCGGGTACAACCGTCCATGATTGATGTCTTCCGGGTAGAGGTCTTCGAGGGCGTTCTGGAGGCTTACTCCTTCGACGGGGCCGAATCGGTGGATGAGACAGAGGAGATGGGTCTGGAAGGCGGTAAGGTCTGTCGGAATATTATACGTCGAAAATTCAATTGAACCAGTCGATGGAAGGTTCCGGCCGCTTGCCCCCTCCTCGTCTGGTGGATTTGAATCAGCCATATGCTTCCATCCTAGTACCAATGCTTAAAATTCTATGCTTCAATCCAGATTGGACTCGATAGTTATCATGTCTCGCATAGATAAAGCAAAGCGATTTGCTGAGATTCTTCGTTTCACTATATATTTTCGTTGTCTCTGCTTTGGGTCAGAGTGGCTCTGTTGAAGCCCTTAGAAATTGACAGGAGGTGCCTGCTGAATACAGAAGATGAGTGCAACACTGCGGAATATCCTACTGGTGAGATCAATTTCCCAATCGTCCATCGCGGACAATAGTTAGGTAAATCGCTCGCGAACTACGAGTACCATGTCAAACGAAGAAGCGAACGGTCGAACGCCGAGTCGAAATCCGGACCTCGAACGACTCAACCGGCTCATCGGGGAATGGGAACTCGAGGTGTCTCTGGATGGGCAAACGTACAGGGTGGACACGTGACATTCGAATGGCTAGAAGACGGAGCGTTCCTCGTACAACGTTCG is part of the Natronosalvus caseinilyticus genome and encodes:
- a CDS encoding type II toxin-antitoxin system HicB family antitoxin translates to MATATHDNGSEGVKFIHEDDGSITAVDLETGIASFGDSKPEALTMLADALELYEGGGDPVTDEDLEEWGLDLDTAGDQELPGFMH
- a CDS encoding PadR family transcriptional regulator, which gives rise to MADSNPPDEEGASGRNLPSTGSIEFSTYNIPTDLTAFQTHLLCLIHRFGPVEGVSLQNALEDLYPEDINHGRLYPSLDRMVESGLITKQTKEKDKRRKEYTLTGRGEWVAEEYHQFVREMITPPAE